Proteins encoded in a region of the Salinicoccus sp. RF5 genome:
- a CDS encoding NifU family protein gives MTTGQDTMFEQVDEVLDKLRPFLLRDGGDCELVDVEDGIVKLRLLGACGTCPSSTITLKAGIERALLEEVPGFVEVEQVF, from the coding sequence ATGACTACTGGACAAGATACGATGTTTGAACAAGTCGATGAAGTATTGGATAAATTGCGTCCGTTCCTGTTGAGGGATGGCGGGGACTGCGAGCTTGTGGATGTGGAAGACGGCATTGTGAAGCTGCGTCTTCTCGGAGCTTGCGGCACATGCCCAAGTTCAACAATCACACTAAAGGCAGGAATCGAACGTGCACTGCTTGAAGAAGTACCTGGATTTGTGGAAGTGGAACAGGTATTCTGA
- a CDS encoding iron-sulfur cluster assembly accessory protein, with amino-acid sequence MSHVTLTESAAYEVKDMLEKNEMEDGYLRFKVQGGGCTGLTYGMAAEIEQADNDEVYEFHGVKVLVDKKDIPVIDGTVIDFKQSLMGGGFTIDNPNATLACGCGSSFRTKEVAGQPEDC; translated from the coding sequence GTGTCTCACGTAACTCTGACGGAAAGCGCCGCCTACGAAGTGAAGGACATGCTTGAGAAGAACGAGATGGAAGATGGCTACCTGAGGTTCAAAGTCCAGGGTGGAGGCTGCACCGGTCTGACATACGGGATGGCAGCTGAAATCGAACAGGCGGACAACGATGAAGTCTACGAATTCCATGGTGTTAAAGTACTAGTCGACAAGAAGGATATCCCCGTCATAGACGGTACTGTGATCGACTTCAAACAGTCCCTGATGGGCGGCGGTTTTACCATAGACAATCCGAACGCGACGCTCGCCTGTGGATGCGGCTCTTCATTCAGGACTAAAGAAGTCGCCGGCCAACCGGAAGATTGCTAA
- a CDS encoding DUF3055 domain-containing protein gives MIDFFLYDESEDTYTRYVSFVGDHGRYDLAIIQTARYFGKSLVLNTQGNRFGIIGPDDLEEEGYIAHILGYTDDEASEVEAFLSEVIV, from the coding sequence TTGATCGACTTCTTTCTATATGATGAATCAGAAGACACCTATACACGCTATGTCAGTTTCGTCGGTGACCATGGGCGGTACGACCTCGCCATCATCCAGACGGCCCGCTATTTCGGCAAAAGTCTGGTACTGAATACACAGGGCAACCGCTTCGGCATCATCGGCCCGGATGATCTCGAAGAGGAGGGATACATCGCCCATATACTCGGATACACCGATGATGAAGCTTCGGAAGTGGAGGCGTTCCTCTCTGAGGTCATCGTCTGA
- a CDS encoding biotin transporter BioY, which yields MSTKHLLYVALFAAFIAIGAQIRLPIGPVPVTMQVPMVLLAGLMLGPKLGALSTLVYMLMGLVGLPVFAGGGGIGSLVSPSFGFIVGYIPAAWLAGFGAAHKSSSARAISFALAATAVIFLFGFLYFIFIMNVVLDTPMSAVAAFKVAILPFILKDVAVAVLTSMFARMLHTRGLHLANG from the coding sequence ATGTCAACGAAACATCTTCTCTACGTTGCCCTGTTTGCAGCCTTCATTGCAATCGGTGCACAGATCCGTCTGCCCATCGGTCCGGTACCGGTGACGATGCAGGTGCCGATGGTCCTCCTTGCCGGTCTGATGCTCGGGCCGAAACTCGGTGCGCTGAGTACGCTCGTCTATATGCTGATGGGCCTCGTCGGGCTTCCCGTCTTTGCCGGGGGAGGCGGCATCGGATCGCTTGTTTCACCATCCTTCGGCTTCATCGTCGGCTACATACCTGCGGCCTGGCTTGCCGGATTCGGTGCCGCTCACAAGTCCTCGTCTGCCCGGGCGATCAGCTTTGCACTCGCTGCAACGGCTGTCATCTTCCTGTTCGGCTTCCTGTACTTCATCTTCATCATGAATGTGGTACTCGACACGCCGATGAGTGCTGTTGCTGCCTTCAAGGTGGCGATACTTCCATTCATACTGAAGGATGTGGCTGTGGCTGTACTGACGAGCATGTTTGCCCGTATGCTCCATACACGCGGACTCCACCTGGCGAATGGGTGA
- a CDS encoding NAD(P)/FAD-dependent oxidoreductase: MSFERKKILVLGAGYAGLQTVSKLQKLLSHQDADITLINKNEYHYEATWLHETAAGTIDWEEGVYPINKVVDAQKVVFVPAEVTAIHKDEQRVETTQGTFEYDILVVALGFESETFGIEGMEVHAHSIVNPETATAARKEIERNFANYRQSNDPKDISILIGGAGFTGIEYLGELVESVPELCEKHGIDYNKVNITCVEAAPKMLPMFPENLVEYAVDFLKDRGVKFMVDTPIVAANEDGFVVEVDGEKQQIEANNVIWTAGVRGSSLMEESFDGVKRGRIVVGPDLRIEGYDNIYAIGDVAAVMNGETERPWPTTAQIAMQLGEHTAKNIELSLKGERLEEFSYNDRGTVCSLGSKDGIGLVMGREIKGKKAAFMKRVIDSRAIYKIGGPLLAYSKGKLF, from the coding sequence ATGAGTTTTGAGAGAAAGAAAATTTTGGTGCTGGGTGCAGGGTATGCCGGATTGCAGACTGTATCCAAACTTCAGAAATTGTTGTCTCATCAAGATGCCGATATCACACTCATCAATAAGAATGAGTACCACTATGAAGCTACGTGGCTGCATGAAACGGCTGCAGGAACAATCGACTGGGAAGAGGGCGTATACCCGATCAACAAGGTGGTCGATGCACAGAAGGTGGTTTTCGTACCGGCTGAGGTTACTGCCATCCATAAGGATGAACAGCGTGTGGAAACGACTCAGGGCACATTTGAATATGACATCCTTGTCGTAGCGCTTGGCTTCGAAAGTGAAACTTTCGGCATCGAGGGCATGGAAGTGCATGCGCATTCAATCGTCAACCCGGAGACTGCTACAGCAGCACGCAAGGAGATCGAACGGAACTTTGCAAACTACAGGCAATCCAATGATCCGAAGGATATTTCCATCCTTATCGGTGGTGCAGGATTTACAGGCATAGAGTATCTGGGCGAACTTGTCGAAAGCGTACCGGAGCTTTGTGAAAAGCATGGCATCGACTACAACAAAGTGAACATCACATGTGTGGAAGCAGCGCCTAAAATGCTGCCGATGTTCCCTGAAAACCTGGTCGAATATGCTGTTGATTTCCTTAAAGACCGCGGTGTCAAATTCATGGTCGATACCCCGATCGTCGCAGCGAATGAAGATGGCTTCGTTGTGGAAGTGGATGGTGAGAAGCAGCAGATTGAAGCGAACAACGTCATCTGGACTGCAGGTGTACGCGGAAGCAGCCTGATGGAGGAATCCTTCGATGGTGTCAAACGCGGACGCATCGTTGTAGGTCCGGATCTCCGCATCGAAGGATACGATAACATCTATGCCATCGGCGACGTCGCTGCAGTAATGAATGGGGAAACTGAACGTCCATGGCCGACGACTGCCCAGATTGCAATGCAGCTTGGTGAGCATACAGCGAAGAACATCGAGCTTTCACTCAAAGGGGAACGGCTCGAGGAGTTCTCCTACAATGATAGGGGTACCGTCTGTTCACTTGGATCCAAAGATGGAATCGGACTCGTCATGGGCCGTGAAATCAAAGGCAAGAAGGCAGCATTCATGAAGCGTGTCATCGATTCGAGGGCAATATACAAAATCGGTGGGCCACTGCTTGCCTATTCTAAAGGAAAACTGTTCTGA
- a CDS encoding NAD(P)/FAD-dependent oxidoreductase, with protein MNTIVCLGGGYGNMRFIQRILPKLPSGYTITLVDKNPFHGMKTEYYALAAGTKSEKNVRVDFPDDDRVNIVFDTVSEIDIDRNRVILENQALDYDMLVIGLGCEDKYHGVPGAEEHTYSIQSLRESRATYESIGDLKPGSTVGIVGAGLSGIEVASELREAREDLHIKLFDRGDRILPMYPARLSAYVKRWFDDNDVEVIPNSNIVKVEADKVYNNNESHNLDMAIWTAGVQPVEVVRNLPVEFGPGGRVVLNQYHQVPGHENVYVVGDSAALKHAPSAQVAEGQAEQIAEVIEDILKGKPLPEQMADIKMQGILGSLGSKEGFAYLKERTVTGRIARMLKSGVLWMYKLGNN; from the coding sequence ATGAATACTATCGTATGTCTTGGAGGCGGTTATGGAAATATGCGATTCATTCAGCGCATCCTTCCAAAACTGCCCTCCGGTTACACCATCACCCTCGTGGATAAGAATCCTTTCCACGGGATGAAAACTGAATACTACGCCCTGGCTGCAGGGACGAAAAGTGAAAAGAACGTCCGGGTCGACTTCCCCGACGACGACAGGGTCAATATCGTCTTTGACACGGTTTCGGAAATCGACATCGACAGAAACAGGGTCATCCTCGAGAACCAGGCGCTGGACTATGATATGCTCGTCATTGGCCTCGGCTGCGAGGATAAATACCATGGCGTGCCGGGTGCTGAGGAACATACATACAGTATCCAGTCACTCCGGGAATCGCGCGCTACATACGAGAGCATCGGGGACCTCAAACCCGGCTCCACAGTCGGCATCGTGGGTGCAGGCCTGAGCGGCATCGAAGTGGCCAGTGAGCTGCGCGAGGCACGCGAAGACCTCCACATCAAGCTGTTCGACCGCGGAGACCGCATCCTGCCGATGTATCCGGCACGGCTCAGTGCCTACGTCAAAAGGTGGTTCGATGACAACGACGTCGAAGTCATCCCGAACTCGAACATCGTAAAGGTCGAAGCCGACAAGGTCTACAACAACAATGAATCGCACAATCTGGACATGGCCATCTGGACAGCAGGCGTACAGCCGGTGGAGGTCGTACGCAACCTGCCCGTTGAATTCGGCCCCGGCGGACGCGTCGTCCTCAACCAATACCATCAGGTACCGGGACACGAAAACGTCTATGTGGTCGGCGATTCGGCAGCACTCAAGCACGCACCATCCGCTCAGGTCGCAGAAGGGCAAGCTGAACAGATCGCGGAAGTCATCGAGGATATCCTCAAAGGCAAGCCGCTTCCGGAACAGATGGCGGACATCAAAATGCAGGGGATCCTCGGATCACTCGGCTCCAAGGAAGGGTTCGCCTACCTCAAGGAACGGACGGTCACAGGCCGTATTGCACGCATGCTGAAAAGCGGTGTGCTGTGGATGTACAAACTGGGCAACAATTAA
- a CDS encoding DUF86 domain-containing protein, with translation MYFVDKDILLERLDYIEGLTAGFDRAEGLALERTCHMLIEAVVDVGNMIIDAFILRDPGSYQDVMDIMENEGVIPSDDNRHFSETFTWRSELTRNYTKLDHEAMKKEFQAHLAAYKDFKGNVFAFFENEGQTITAFKGDQHEV, from the coding sequence ATGTATTTTGTAGATAAGGATATACTGCTTGAAAGATTGGACTATATAGAAGGGCTCACAGCCGGGTTCGACAGGGCCGAAGGGCTTGCGCTCGAGCGCACATGCCATATGCTGATCGAAGCGGTGGTGGATGTCGGCAACATGATCATCGATGCATTCATCCTGAGGGATCCGGGGAGTTACCAGGACGTCATGGACATCATGGAGAATGAAGGTGTGATCCCGTCGGATGACAACCGCCATTTCAGCGAAACATTCACATGGCGCAGCGAGCTTACGCGTAATTATACAAAGCTCGACCACGAGGCGATGAAGAAGGAATTCCAGGCGCACTTGGCGGCGTACAAGGATTTCAAGGGGAACGTCTTTGCCTTCTTTGAAAATGAGGGGCAGACCATCACCGCATTCAAGGGAGACCAGCATGAAGTATGA
- a CDS encoding TIGR01457 family HAD-type hydrolase, producing the protein MKYEGYLIDLDGTMYNGNTVIDGAIDFIDRLNRNGMPYVFLTNNATKTQQEAAQKLIDMGFDIHPETLYTSAMATAAYLENEQPGARIHVIGSESLKSTLAESGFILADDDVDYVVMGLDREINYDKLSRGALLIAEGAKLISTNPDRKFPTEAGLVPGNGSLVSVLVSTTGIEPIVIGKPEGIILEAAVSTLGLPKDRVLLVGDNYDTDIRTGLDNGVHTLHVNTGVTSAEEVKKQERQPEYMIDHLKEWSVM; encoded by the coding sequence ATGAAGTATGAAGGGTATCTCATCGACCTTGACGGGACGATGTACAACGGTAACACGGTCATAGACGGGGCCATCGATTTCATCGACAGGCTCAACAGGAACGGCATGCCCTATGTATTCCTGACCAACAATGCGACGAAGACCCAGCAGGAGGCGGCCCAGAAGCTGATCGACATGGGATTCGACATCCATCCGGAAACCCTCTACACTTCAGCGATGGCGACAGCCGCCTATCTTGAGAATGAACAGCCCGGTGCACGCATTCATGTCATCGGTTCAGAAAGCTTGAAGTCGACACTCGCAGAGTCGGGGTTCATACTGGCGGATGATGATGTGGATTATGTGGTTATGGGGCTCGACAGGGAAATCAATTATGACAAACTGTCCCGCGGTGCCCTGTTGATTGCGGAAGGGGCGAAGCTGATCTCCACAAACCCGGACCGGAAGTTTCCGACGGAAGCAGGCCTTGTGCCGGGAAACGGTTCCCTGGTGTCGGTACTCGTCAGTACGACCGGGATAGAGCCGATTGTAATCGGAAAGCCTGAGGGGATCATACTGGAGGCGGCAGTCTCTACGCTCGGGCTGCCGAAGGATAGGGTGCTGCTCGTCGGGGATAATTATGACACGGATATACGCACCGGCCTCGACAACGGGGTGCACACCCTTCACGTCAATACGGGGGTCACATCGGCCGAGGAAGTGAAGAAACAGGAAAGACAGCCTGAATATATGATCGATCACCTGAAGGAATGGAGTGTAATGTAA
- a CDS encoding YuzD family protein codes for MKYAINVYGRDVVCASCVNAPGSKDTYEWLEAVLSRKYPDHELKFNYIDIDHEDNLSDYDESLIERINDDELFYPLVTVNDEVVQDGHVRLKPIQKTIEKEA; via the coding sequence ATGAAATACGCAATCAATGTATACGGCCGTGATGTCGTATGTGCAAGCTGCGTCAATGCACCAGGTTCCAAAGATACGTACGAATGGCTTGAAGCCGTATTGTCAAGGAAGTATCCAGACCACGAGCTCAAGTTCAATTATATCGACATCGACCATGAGGATAACCTGTCGGATTATGACGAGAGCCTCATCGAACGCATCAATGACGATGAACTGTTCTATCCGCTCGTCACCGTAAACGACGAAGTCGTCCAGGACGGCCATGTCCGGCTCAAGCCGATACAGAAGACAATCGAAAAGGAAGCATGA
- a CDS encoding D-glycerate dehydrogenase, producing the protein MKKIVITRKINPNMIEKLKKDFEVVVWNEDEQPMPRERFLEETKDAHGVMTMLSDKVDREMLENAEKLKVVANLAVGFDNIDLEAARANEVVITNTPDVLTETTAELAFTLMLTAARRVLEANRELMAGEWSGWSPYHMAGTDVFGKTVGIFGMGSIGAAFARRLSGFRAKVLYHNRSRSEVGESMGAELVSFEDLLAESDFVLCAAPLTGETKHRFDKEAFSQMKESAYFINIGRGAHVVEEDLAEAVRNGDIKGAALDVYENEPIGRDHPFIGIENMTLLPHIGSASVDTRNNMMNLCVNNIMEVLNGGKPITPVQ; encoded by the coding sequence ATGAAGAAGATTGTGATCACCAGAAAGATCAACCCGAACATGATTGAAAAACTTAAGAAGGATTTTGAAGTGGTTGTATGGAACGAAGATGAGCAGCCGATGCCGCGCGAACGTTTCCTCGAAGAGACGAAAGATGCCCACGGCGTGATGACCATGCTCAGCGACAAGGTCGACCGCGAGATGCTGGAAAATGCCGAGAAACTCAAGGTGGTGGCGAACCTGGCGGTCGGTTTCGACAATATCGACCTGGAGGCGGCCAGAGCCAATGAGGTCGTCATTACGAACACGCCGGATGTGCTGACGGAAACGACTGCCGAACTGGCATTCACGCTCATGCTGACGGCCGCACGCCGTGTACTGGAGGCGAACCGTGAGCTGATGGCAGGGGAATGGTCCGGCTGGAGCCCCTACCATATGGCAGGCACGGATGTTTTCGGCAAGACGGTCGGCATATTCGGCATGGGCTCGATCGGCGCGGCATTCGCCAGACGCCTCTCGGGATTCCGTGCGAAGGTACTCTACCATAACCGCAGCCGCTCTGAAGTCGGCGAGTCCATGGGTGCGGAACTGGTCTCATTCGAAGATCTTCTGGCTGAGTCGGACTTTGTATTATGTGCTGCACCCCTGACCGGCGAGACGAAGCACCGCTTTGACAAGGAGGCATTCAGCCAGATGAAGGAGAGCGCCTATTTCATCAATATCGGCCGCGGTGCCCATGTGGTGGAGGAGGACCTTGCAGAAGCGGTCAGGAATGGGGACATCAAAGGGGCTGCCCTCGACGTTTATGAGAATGAACCGATCGGACGGGATCATCCTTTCATCGGCATCGAGAACATGACACTGCTTCCGCACATCGGCAGCGCATCTGTGGATACAAGGAACAACATGATGAATCTTTGCGTCAATAACATCATGGAAGTGCTGAACGGCGGCAAACCGATTACACCGGTCCAATAG
- a CDS encoding DUF1450 domain-containing protein has protein sequence MFTLVEFCSSNMLKGTEEVYRTLDDDPEIDVLDYGCLNNCGLCSKAFFVLVDGEIVSAMTPEKLLEKIYKRIDRNKREMEEWTEDLS, from the coding sequence ATGTTTACCCTTGTCGAGTTCTGTTCATCAAACATGCTGAAGGGCACCGAAGAGGTGTACCGGACACTGGACGACGATCCCGAAATCGATGTGCTGGACTATGGCTGCCTGAACAACTGCGGATTATGCAGCAAAGCATTCTTCGTACTTGTGGACGGCGAGATAGTCAGTGCCATGACACCGGAGAAGCTCCTTGAGAAGATATATAAGAGGATAGACAGGAACAAGCGGGAAATGGAAGAATGGACCGAGGATTTGAGTTAG